Proteins encoded in a region of the Halioglobus maricola genome:
- a CDS encoding tetratricopeptide repeat-containing sulfotransferase family protein translates to MGGRQAALQCSERAVHLKPDSFAFLSQQAQCLLVLNRQADSAAITDKLSGVTLDHAVQFDTLGNLYSQLNSHAKALGCFEQAVALEPANPHFHFNRALILQSMGELTEAEQAFDRVIDLEPDLAEAWLHRSRLRTQRQESNHVNELAVALGRPELSWREEMNLRYALAKEHEDLGQYDESFAELGRASRLRRGHMKHDAVADLRAIDGIIDAFGASYFSVEHIGANTRAPIFIVGLPRTGTTLVERIIGAHSEVIAAGELNNFAECLGVQLAAQKPTDRLDFIRRAAGVDHASLGEAYIESTRHLAGNSARFIDKLPLNFLYCGLIHRAMPNAKIVHLSRHPMDTCYAIYKTLFKQAYPFSYELLELGNYYLSYCKLMAHWRQMMPGAIYDVSYERLVSNPEYETRQLIQACGLEWEDRCLQFHKSSAPSMTASLAQVRKPMYTSSVGRWQQYRDGLRPLEDLFLSEGLNL, encoded by the coding sequence ATGGGTGGGCGCCAGGCAGCACTGCAGTGCTCAGAGCGTGCCGTTCATCTAAAGCCAGACAGTTTCGCCTTTCTTTCCCAGCAGGCTCAGTGCCTGCTGGTGCTCAATCGCCAGGCTGATTCAGCTGCAATTACCGACAAGTTGTCAGGCGTGACACTCGATCATGCCGTCCAGTTCGATACTTTGGGCAACCTCTACAGCCAGTTAAACTCGCATGCAAAGGCCCTCGGTTGTTTTGAACAGGCTGTAGCACTGGAGCCCGCAAACCCTCACTTTCATTTCAATCGCGCACTGATTCTACAGTCCATGGGGGAGCTAACCGAGGCCGAGCAGGCCTTCGATCGCGTTATCGATCTTGAGCCAGATTTGGCAGAGGCCTGGCTGCATCGCTCACGTCTGCGAACTCAGCGGCAGGAAAGTAATCATGTAAATGAACTGGCTGTGGCATTGGGCCGCCCAGAGCTGAGCTGGCGAGAGGAGATGAATCTGCGTTATGCGCTGGCTAAAGAGCATGAGGATCTTGGTCAGTACGATGAATCGTTTGCTGAGTTGGGACGTGCTTCACGGTTGCGTAGAGGACATATGAAGCACGATGCTGTGGCTGATCTCCGCGCGATTGACGGGATAATCGATGCATTCGGCGCGTCCTATTTTTCGGTCGAACATATTGGCGCTAACACCCGCGCGCCTATTTTCATCGTCGGCTTGCCAAGGACAGGAACTACGCTTGTAGAAAGAATCATCGGTGCCCACAGCGAGGTGATCGCCGCTGGTGAACTCAATAATTTCGCAGAGTGTCTGGGTGTTCAACTGGCGGCCCAGAAGCCGACCGATAGATTGGATTTCATACGCAGGGCGGCGGGCGTGGATCATGCGAGCCTGGGCGAGGCCTATATCGAAAGTACTCGCCACCTGGCAGGCAACAGTGCGCGCTTTATCGACAAACTGCCGTTGAATTTTCTGTACTGTGGGTTGATTCATCGAGCCATGCCCAATGCAAAAATCGTGCATTTGAGTCGGCATCCTATGGACACTTGTTATGCCATCTACAAAACTTTGTTCAAGCAGGCCTATCCTTTCTCGTACGAATTGTTGGAGCTTGGAAACTACTACCTGAGCTATTGCAAGTTAATGGCTCACTGGCGGCAGATGATGCCGGGCGCAATCTACGACGTGAGTTATGAGCGCTTGGTTAGCAACCCTGAATATGAAACCCGGCAGCTAATACAAGCATGTGGGCTCGAGTGGGAGGATCGGTGCCTGCAGTTTCACAAGAGCTCAGCGCCCTCCATGACAGCGAGTCTGGCTCAGGTGCGCAAGCCTATGTATACATCCTCTGTCGGGCGTTGGCAGCAGTATCGTGACGGACTGAGGCCTCTTGAAGATTTGTTTCTAAGCGAAGGTCTCAATCTTTAG
- a CDS encoding acyl-CoA dehydrogenase C-terminal domain-containing protein → MPDYRAPLTDMAFVNKELLGLDHYQQLNGCESLSEDLWDAILDGGAKFAENVLAPLNRAGDEEGCGFENGQVSTPSGFAEALRQYGDAGWQTLSIPEAEGGQGLPGSMSTLLTEMTAAANYAWSMYPGLAHAPITCIRAGGTEEQKATYLPKLFSLEWAGTMCLTESHCGSDVGLLRTKATPHGDGSYSISGTKIFISGGEQDMTENIIHAVLARVEGAPEGTSGISLFLVPKVMVNDDGSLGERNTVHCGSIEKKMGIKGSATCVMNFDNAKGFLLGEENRGLEVMFKIMNTARLGTALQGVCLGEASFQGALAYARERLQMRSLTGAQNPDGPADPIVVHPDVRRMLMTQKALVEGSRAFIYWLARLNDLTQHGNEEQIAEADDLLSLLTPIAKAFCTETGVEVTNIGVQVFGGHGYIREHGMEQLLRDMRIATIYEGTTGIQSLDLLGRKVMGSGGKLLRGFTKRIHKFCEAHNDNNAMTEFIEPLAAVNAQWGEITMKVGEKAVENADEIGAASVDYTLFGGYVALAYMWAQMAEISLAKEGDFYAAKVATARFYFQRILPRAEAHARAAVAGADSIMDLDESLLML, encoded by the coding sequence ATGCCTGACTACCGCGCACCTCTTACCGACATGGCCTTCGTCAACAAAGAACTACTGGGGCTGGACCACTATCAGCAGCTCAATGGCTGCGAGAGCCTCAGTGAGGACTTGTGGGACGCTATCCTCGACGGCGGAGCCAAATTTGCCGAAAACGTGCTAGCACCACTCAATCGCGCGGGCGATGAAGAGGGCTGTGGCTTTGAAAATGGCCAGGTGAGCACCCCCAGCGGATTCGCAGAAGCGCTCAGGCAATACGGCGACGCCGGCTGGCAGACTCTCTCCATCCCTGAAGCTGAAGGCGGCCAGGGGCTGCCCGGATCAATGAGCACCCTCCTCACCGAGATGACCGCGGCTGCCAACTACGCCTGGAGCATGTATCCGGGCCTGGCCCACGCACCCATCACCTGCATTCGCGCCGGTGGTACAGAAGAGCAAAAAGCGACCTACCTCCCCAAGCTCTTCTCCCTCGAATGGGCTGGCACCATGTGTCTCACCGAGTCGCACTGTGGCTCAGATGTGGGTTTGTTGCGTACCAAGGCGACTCCGCACGGCGATGGCAGCTACAGCATCAGTGGAACGAAGATTTTCATCTCTGGCGGCGAGCAGGACATGACCGAGAACATTATCCACGCAGTGCTCGCGCGTGTGGAAGGCGCACCGGAAGGCACCTCGGGAATCTCCCTATTTCTGGTACCCAAGGTCATGGTCAATGACGATGGCAGCCTTGGTGAGCGCAATACGGTGCACTGTGGTTCCATCGAAAAGAAAATGGGTATCAAGGGCAGCGCAACCTGCGTAATGAACTTTGACAATGCCAAGGGCTTTCTGCTGGGCGAAGAGAATCGCGGCCTTGAGGTAATGTTCAAAATCATGAACACCGCTCGTCTCGGCACGGCACTGCAGGGGGTCTGCCTCGGTGAAGCTTCATTCCAGGGCGCCCTCGCCTACGCTCGCGAGCGCTTGCAAATGCGCTCTCTCACCGGCGCCCAAAACCCCGATGGCCCCGCCGACCCGATAGTGGTTCACCCCGATGTGCGGCGCATGCTGATGACCCAGAAAGCGCTGGTAGAAGGCTCTCGAGCGTTTATCTACTGGCTGGCAAGGCTGAACGACCTGACCCAACATGGCAATGAAGAGCAGATAGCCGAGGCCGACGACCTGCTTTCGCTGCTGACTCCCATAGCCAAGGCGTTCTGCACTGAAACCGGCGTGGAGGTGACCAACATCGGCGTACAGGTGTTTGGTGGCCACGGCTATATACGCGAACACGGCATGGAACAACTGCTGCGCGACATGCGCATCGCCACGATTTACGAGGGCACAACCGGCATCCAGTCGCTGGATTTGCTCGGGCGTAAAGTGATGGGGTCCGGCGGCAAACTGCTGCGCGGCTTTACCAAGCGCATCCACAAGTTCTGCGAAGCTCACAACGACAATAACGCGATGACTGAATTTATCGAACCGCTTGCCGCAGTGAATGCCCAGTGGGGCGAGATCACCATGAAAGTGGGCGAAAAAGCAGTTGAAAACGCCGATGAGATTGGCGCGGCGAGTGTCGACTACACCTTGTTCGGCGGCTACGTAGCCCTGGCCTACATGTGGGCGCAGATGGCGGAGATCAGCCTGGCCAAGGAAGGCGATTTCTACGCCGCAAAAGTAGCCACTGCGCGCTTTTATTTCCAGCGCATCCTGCCCCGGGCGGAAGCGCATGCCAGAGCGGCCGTTGCTGGCGCTGATTCAATCATGGACCTGGATGAATCGCTGCTCATGCTGTAA
- a CDS encoding TonB-dependent siderophore receptor: protein MKMPYKKTILSGAIVSATLGGVPAVVIAQESALEEVMVTATRRSVSVLDVPYNISALTGDDLREQGVSSAADLFRITTGVSFVDQGPRSGVNNSNLIIRGVNSETLSRNQGPLATAPVVSTYINETPVFVNLRLTDLERVEVLRGPQGTLYGSGSLGGSVRYIYNKPQFDEFAGEISGGVSQTKRGDGVNYETDLMLNIPLGDSLGIRLNAGYEDRAGFIDQPARYVRNGDGSPVLDNGATDPFGDSANFFAGQPVYEYVEGVNDSETESFRGALAWAPGDRFEANLNYHHQTNDVGGTQMTSPAQYGEDTLKNASLIAEPFERDVDIVALDIDFDMGFASFTASASSYKSEGEGSRDLTGFYELFSFYESYYGTSPRPLIEDVSRFEDKGDVFEARLVSQTDGAFDWVAGVFYMEQDTDLSARQYYYGYDDYANSCFIETDTFGGAPCGFGTLFGFEDFNGPVPVVKDEAYLVDQQNEFTDSAIFGELTWHITDAWQITGGVRYYDQDFETTQVGGLEFVPGGVESRSLDTSDSDSLFKLNTSYQLNENMNLYAVWSEGFRRGGANGLPNEAFGAPINDKAFLYAPDTTENIEIGIKGTLAARYQYTLAYYDIDWQDMQSNLSCTGLALLCVVNVGEAYSRGIEAEITGNLTDNIDVRASYTYNDSELESLSDTLQEFVVDGTSFAEVEPGISLPGASENTLYLAANYNQNLSNGNSLVWSANASYRSDAESALDVYSVKLESFWLWNAAVSMEASEWTVRGFVNNIADERGFTAADPVELWGIGANAIITTPRTYGVSASYRF, encoded by the coding sequence ATGAAGATGCCGTACAAGAAAACGATTCTCTCAGGCGCAATAGTTAGCGCAACACTGGGTGGTGTTCCCGCTGTAGTTATCGCTCAGGAGTCTGCGCTTGAGGAAGTGATGGTGACGGCGACTCGTCGCAGTGTCTCTGTACTCGACGTACCTTATAATATTTCTGCGCTGACAGGCGATGACCTGCGTGAGCAGGGTGTGAGTTCAGCTGCTGACCTGTTTCGCATTACTACGGGGGTCAGTTTCGTGGATCAGGGGCCGCGCAGTGGGGTGAATAACTCCAATCTCATTATTCGCGGCGTCAACTCAGAAACCTTATCGCGAAATCAGGGTCCGCTGGCGACAGCACCTGTAGTTTCTACATATATCAACGAGACGCCTGTGTTCGTAAACCTCCGTCTGACCGACCTTGAGCGGGTGGAAGTGCTCCGGGGGCCCCAGGGCACGCTTTACGGCTCCGGTTCGCTCGGCGGGTCGGTTCGTTACATCTACAATAAGCCACAGTTTGATGAATTCGCAGGCGAGATCAGCGGTGGTGTCAGCCAGACCAAGCGTGGCGATGGAGTGAACTACGAAACTGATTTGATGCTCAACATACCCCTGGGCGACTCGTTGGGCATTCGCCTGAATGCCGGTTATGAGGACAGAGCCGGGTTTATTGATCAGCCCGCTCGCTACGTTCGCAATGGAGATGGCTCTCCGGTGCTGGACAATGGTGCCACGGACCCATTCGGCGACTCGGCCAATTTCTTCGCGGGGCAGCCGGTCTATGAGTATGTCGAGGGCGTGAACGATTCAGAAACTGAAAGCTTTCGCGGTGCGCTCGCATGGGCGCCGGGAGACAGGTTTGAAGCTAACTTGAATTATCACCACCAGACTAACGACGTGGGTGGCACGCAGATGACGTCACCGGCCCAGTACGGTGAGGACACATTGAAGAACGCCTCGCTCATTGCAGAGCCCTTTGAGCGCGACGTCGATATTGTGGCGCTCGATATTGACTTTGATATGGGCTTTGCCAGTTTTACGGCTTCGGCTTCAAGCTACAAGTCAGAGGGAGAGGGGTCTCGTGATCTAACAGGATTCTACGAGCTGTTCAGCTTCTACGAGTCTTACTATGGGACCAGCCCCAGACCACTGATCGAAGACGTTTCTCGGTTCGAGGACAAGGGCGACGTATTTGAGGCGCGGCTTGTGTCTCAGACCGATGGTGCGTTTGATTGGGTAGCCGGTGTCTTCTATATGGAGCAGGACACTGATTTGTCTGCGCGCCAGTACTACTATGGTTACGACGACTACGCCAATTCCTGCTTTATTGAGACCGACACTTTTGGCGGTGCGCCGTGTGGCTTTGGAACGCTGTTTGGCTTTGAGGATTTCAATGGCCCCGTGCCGGTGGTGAAAGATGAGGCTTATCTGGTTGACCAGCAGAACGAGTTCACCGATAGCGCCATATTTGGTGAGTTAACCTGGCACATTACCGACGCGTGGCAGATCACGGGAGGCGTGCGCTATTACGACCAGGACTTTGAGACCACCCAGGTCGGCGGGCTTGAATTTGTTCCCGGGGGTGTGGAATCCCGCAGCCTGGATACCAGCGATAGCGACTCGCTGTTCAAGTTGAACACGTCTTACCAGTTGAACGAGAATATGAATCTCTACGCGGTGTGGTCAGAGGGTTTCCGTCGCGGTGGTGCGAATGGCCTTCCCAATGAGGCGTTTGGAGCCCCGATCAACGACAAGGCATTCCTCTATGCACCCGATACCACGGAGAACATTGAGATTGGTATAAAGGGCACACTGGCAGCCCGCTACCAGTATACGTTGGCCTACTATGACATCGACTGGCAGGACATGCAGTCCAACCTCTCGTGTACTGGCCTGGCATTGTTATGCGTGGTCAACGTCGGTGAAGCCTACTCCCGTGGTATTGAGGCTGAGATTACCGGTAATCTCACCGACAATATCGATGTCCGTGCCTCCTATACCTACAACGATTCGGAGTTGGAGTCTCTGTCAGATACGCTGCAGGAGTTTGTGGTGGATGGCACATCGTTCGCAGAAGTCGAGCCCGGTATAAGTCTGCCAGGTGCGAGTGAAAATACGCTATATCTGGCGGCCAATTACAATCAGAACCTGTCAAATGGCAATAGCCTGGTGTGGAGCGCGAACGCTTCCTATCGCAGCGACGCGGAGTCTGCTTTGGACGTCTACAGTGTGAAACTTGAGAGTTTCTGGCTATGGAACGCGGCTGTTTCCATGGAGGCAAGCGAATGGACTGTCCGCGGTTTTGTGAATAATATTGCCGATGAACGTGGCTTCACCGCGGCCGATCCCGTAGAACTCTGGGGTATCGGTGCGAATGCGATTATCACTACGCCGCGAACCTATGGCGTGAGCGCAAGCTACCGCTTCTAA
- a CDS encoding DMT family transporter: protein MPASAPQIRQAISLSLLMIIIASTAAVATKFASRQASTEAIVTVQYLVCLILCLPITLRPGLVNLRTERAGLHLFRGAVGVLGFYLFYAALDNIPMVDAMLLRQSAPLTVPLVIWLWSRERIAPSAWVPLLIGFIGVGVILRPSPEGLSWWHAGGFLSALCLAISMVATHKLASTEPASRILLYYFVLSLACVAPFSLGDFTGLDWQVWAAMLYVGIAIYYTLRLYTRAYALAPAHAIAPINYLAVVLGGFWGWLIWDQVPDTWSLLGSALVISGGLLTIFLARSQQAANSS, encoded by the coding sequence ATGCCGGCGTCTGCCCCGCAGATACGCCAGGCGATCTCACTTTCCCTACTGATGATCATCATTGCGAGTACCGCGGCGGTGGCCACCAAGTTCGCCTCGCGTCAGGCCAGCACCGAGGCCATCGTCACTGTGCAATATCTGGTGTGCCTGATCTTGTGCCTGCCCATCACATTGCGCCCAGGCCTCGTCAACCTGCGCACCGAGCGCGCCGGTCTGCACCTGTTTCGCGGCGCGGTGGGTGTTCTCGGTTTTTACCTTTTTTATGCCGCTCTCGACAACATACCCATGGTAGATGCCATGCTGCTGCGCCAGAGCGCACCGCTGACCGTACCGCTGGTGATCTGGCTCTGGAGCCGCGAGCGGATTGCGCCGAGCGCCTGGGTACCACTGTTAATCGGTTTCATTGGCGTTGGCGTGATTCTCCGGCCCAGCCCTGAGGGCCTGAGCTGGTGGCACGCGGGTGGTTTTCTATCCGCCCTGTGCCTGGCCATCTCCATGGTGGCTACCCACAAACTCGCGTCTACCGAACCCGCCTCGCGGATACTTCTGTACTACTTCGTGCTGTCCCTGGCCTGCGTTGCGCCTTTCAGTCTCGGTGATTTCACCGGGCTGGACTGGCAGGTCTGGGCCGCGATGCTCTACGTGGGCATTGCGATCTACTACACGCTACGCCTTTATACACGCGCCTATGCTCTGGCGCCCGCCCACGCGATTGCCCCGATCAATTATCTGGCCGTGGTGCTGGGTGGATTCTGGGGTTGGCTGATCTGGGATCAGGTCCCGGACACCTGGTCACTGCTCGGCAGCGCTCTGGTGATCAGTGGCGGACTCCTCACCATATTCCTGGCGCGCAGCCAGCAAGCAGCGAATTCCAGCTGA
- a CDS encoding serine hydrolase domain-containing protein — MRLLRKKLASRFNATPLPRDIESLIDIDTANESAPEDTDLTQAGVDNIWADTLKLFRTGMHPMLSICVRRRGKIVLNRSIGYQRGDAHSEDAVVASINTPVCLFSASKSISAMLVHLLEEQGKIHLMDPLSYYIPEFAENGKGYITIYQLLAHRAGVPGLGENVDSSLLFDREAAVAAICEADPIDHLGRTSAYHAITGGFLLDELIRRTTGKTVSQFLNTHIRKPLDMRYFRYGLTKRDMPSAAENRFTGLPLGNQIGETLKNVLGLDYMEVMELTNTDEFMGAVLPSGNMYATAEEASRFFQMMLDYGEYNGQRIMQPLTVHRAIQEAGKAEMDASLKLPMRYSPGFMLGGSPAGIYGKGSHYAYGHLGLSNVFCWADPERDISVAILNSGKPVLGSHMLALPRLLWGISRNCPPVRDMQDQSLDFLAV; from the coding sequence ATGCGCTTGCTCCGCAAGAAACTGGCATCACGTTTTAACGCAACTCCCCTACCTCGCGACATCGAATCGCTGATCGATATCGACACCGCTAATGAGTCAGCCCCTGAGGACACCGACCTGACCCAGGCCGGTGTCGACAATATCTGGGCTGACACACTCAAATTATTCCGCACCGGCATGCACCCCATGCTCAGCATCTGTGTGCGCCGCCGCGGCAAGATTGTGCTCAACCGAAGTATCGGCTATCAGCGCGGCGATGCCCACAGCGAGGATGCGGTTGTGGCCAGCATCAACACGCCGGTCTGCCTTTTCTCCGCGTCAAAGTCGATCAGTGCGATGCTGGTGCACCTGCTGGAAGAGCAAGGCAAGATCCACCTAATGGACCCCCTCAGTTACTACATTCCTGAATTCGCCGAAAACGGCAAGGGCTATATCACAATCTACCAGCTGCTGGCACATCGGGCCGGAGTCCCTGGGCTGGGCGAGAATGTAGATTCCTCTCTGCTGTTCGACCGCGAGGCTGCCGTAGCGGCAATCTGCGAAGCTGATCCCATCGATCATCTGGGGCGTACTTCGGCCTACCACGCAATAACGGGGGGATTCCTGCTGGACGAGCTGATCCGCAGAACTACTGGCAAGACAGTCTCCCAATTCCTCAATACTCACATCCGCAAACCGCTGGACATGCGTTATTTTCGCTACGGCCTCACTAAACGGGATATGCCCAGCGCGGCAGAAAATCGATTCACCGGCCTGCCACTGGGCAACCAGATCGGTGAAACTTTAAAGAATGTCCTGGGCCTCGATTACATGGAAGTGATGGAGCTCACCAATACCGATGAGTTCATGGGCGCCGTCCTGCCATCGGGGAACATGTATGCCACCGCCGAAGAGGCCAGTCGCTTCTTTCAAATGATGCTGGATTACGGCGAGTACAATGGCCAGCGAATTATGCAGCCGCTCACGGTACACCGGGCGATACAGGAAGCCGGCAAAGCCGAGATGGACGCCTCGCTGAAACTCCCGATGCGCTACAGCCCTGGCTTCATGCTGGGCGGCAGCCCGGCGGGGATTTACGGCAAGGGCAGCCACTACGCCTACGGCCACCTGGGCCTTTCCAATGTTTTCTGCTGGGCCGACCCAGAGCGAGACATCTCCGTAGCGATCCTCAACAGTGGCAAGCCGGTGCTTGGAAGCCACATGTTGGCGCTGCCAAGATTACTCTGGGGAATCTCACGAAACTGCCCGCCGGTCAGGGACATGCAAGACCAGTCCCTGGATTTTCTGGCGGTCTAA
- a CDS encoding HD-GYP domain-containing protein, translating to MLQTLKVEVSDLAIGMFISGLDRPWLGTPFYTQGFLLESETDINQVRELCHFVYIDTRKSRYITPKVARQSQVDRQRIPLDSIFTGRNLTPYNDVNEWREEHPRARAALDTLVFDITGIYEQAAKRGKLDAVRIKKIANPLIDSISRNPDACLWLGRLKQHDEYSYHHSISTTIWAIALGRQLGMQRHDLRSLAVGGMLMDVGKLLVDPELLKADRPLTDEEMREVRHHVAHGVHLVKKSGIQNQDVLDMVGFHHERWDGSGYPRGLSGDRIPPFARIAAIVDVYDAMTSERPYAPAKAPADALREMYQERDRLFQTELVEAFIQAIGIYPAGTLVELTSGEVGIVVADSRTRRLLPKVILVLDPRKREYGSPKMVDLQEVANRSRGETVAIATSLPPGSHGIELTDYQINA from the coding sequence ATGCTCCAAACCCTGAAAGTAGAAGTTTCGGATCTCGCCATCGGCATGTTCATCAGTGGACTGGACCGGCCGTGGCTGGGAACGCCGTTCTATACCCAGGGTTTTCTGCTCGAATCCGAGACTGATATCAACCAGGTCCGCGAGCTGTGTCACTTCGTCTATATCGACACGCGCAAAAGCCGCTATATCACCCCCAAGGTCGCTCGCCAGAGCCAGGTGGATCGCCAGCGCATTCCACTGGATAGCATCTTCACTGGCCGCAACCTCACCCCCTACAACGATGTCAACGAATGGCGCGAGGAACACCCCCGGGCGCGAGCCGCCCTGGACACCCTGGTCTTCGATATCACAGGTATCTACGAGCAGGCAGCCAAACGCGGCAAGCTCGATGCCGTCCGCATCAAGAAAATTGCCAACCCGCTGATCGACAGTATCAGCCGCAATCCGGATGCCTGTCTCTGGTTAGGCCGCCTGAAGCAACACGACGAATACAGCTACCATCACTCCATCAGCACCACCATCTGGGCCATCGCACTGGGCAGGCAACTGGGCATGCAACGGCACGATCTGCGCTCGCTGGCCGTGGGCGGCATGTTGATGGATGTAGGCAAATTACTGGTCGATCCTGAACTGCTGAAAGCAGACCGGCCGTTGACCGACGAAGAAATGCGGGAGGTCCGCCACCATGTGGCGCACGGCGTGCATTTAGTGAAAAAGAGCGGCATCCAGAATCAGGACGTGCTCGACATGGTGGGTTTTCACCACGAGCGCTGGGACGGCAGCGGTTATCCGCGCGGTCTCAGCGGCGACCGGATTCCACCGTTTGCCCGAATCGCCGCCATTGTTGACGTCTACGACGCCATGACCTCGGAACGACCGTACGCACCCGCCAAGGCCCCGGCCGATGCATTGCGCGAGATGTATCAGGAGCGCGACCGCTTGTTCCAGACAGAATTGGTGGAAGCATTTATCCAGGCCATAGGCATCTACCCCGCAGGCACGCTGGTTGAACTCACCAGCGGCGAAGTGGGCATCGTCGTGGCGGACAGCCGCACACGCAGACTGCTGCCGAAAGTCATTTTGGTGCTGGACCCGCGCAAACGCGAGTACGGTTCGCCCAAGATGGTAGATTTACAAGAAGTAGCCAACCGCAGTCGCGGGGAAACAGTGGCGATCGCCACCAGTTTGCCGCCGGGTAGCCACGGCATCGAACTCACCGACTACCAGATTAACGCCTGA
- a CDS encoding UDP-glucose dehydrogenase family protein, whose translation MNVVMIGAGYVGLVSGACFSEFGANVICVDVDPARIDRLSAGEMPIYEPGLKSLVQRNFDAGRLAFTTELADAVSAADLVFIAVGTPTRRGEGYADLGYVYQAAKDIAGHLSGYTVVVDKSTVPVGTAAEVKRIISEANPEADFDVASNPEFLREGAAISDFMRPDRVVLGVESERAEKSLRELYRPLNLIEAPIVVTDLESAELIKYAANAFLATKISFINEISQLCEAVGADVHSVAKGMGLDGRIGKKFLHAGPGYGGSCFPKDTLALVRTAQEHGVSSRIVEAVVEVNAAQKARMVKKIRGALDESLSGKRIAVLGLTFKPETDDMRDSPALTILPQLIDRGADIVAHDPQGIEEAKPLLPQQVSYSDDIYATIEGADAVVLMTEWNAYRGLHFDRVKTLMRGDVFVDLRNVYEPETMRALGFKYSCVGR comes from the coding sequence ATGAATGTTGTCATGATTGGTGCCGGCTATGTTGGTCTGGTATCTGGAGCCTGCTTTTCTGAATTCGGCGCCAATGTGATTTGTGTGGATGTAGACCCGGCGCGCATCGATCGCCTGAGTGCGGGAGAGATGCCGATCTATGAGCCCGGTCTCAAGAGCCTGGTGCAGCGCAATTTTGACGCCGGTCGCCTTGCCTTCACGACCGAGCTTGCGGACGCCGTGTCCGCAGCAGACCTGGTCTTTATCGCTGTGGGAACACCCACCCGCAGAGGTGAGGGCTACGCCGACCTGGGCTATGTCTATCAGGCGGCGAAAGATATCGCCGGCCATCTCAGTGGCTATACCGTGGTGGTCGACAAATCTACAGTGCCTGTGGGAACCGCTGCCGAGGTAAAGCGTATTATCTCCGAGGCGAATCCTGAGGCGGATTTCGATGTGGCGTCCAATCCTGAGTTCCTGCGTGAGGGCGCTGCGATCAGCGATTTTATGCGGCCGGATCGCGTCGTGCTGGGGGTGGAGTCGGAGCGGGCTGAGAAGTCCCTGCGCGAGCTTTACCGGCCGCTCAATCTCATTGAGGCGCCGATCGTGGTCACGGACCTGGAGAGTGCAGAGCTGATCAAGTATGCGGCCAACGCCTTTCTCGCAACCAAAATCAGCTTCATCAATGAAATATCCCAGTTATGTGAGGCGGTCGGTGCCGACGTGCATTCCGTGGCGAAAGGTATGGGGCTCGACGGACGTATCGGCAAGAAATTTCTCCATGCGGGCCCCGGCTATGGTGGTTCCTGTTTTCCGAAAGATACGTTGGCGCTCGTGCGCACCGCTCAGGAGCACGGCGTGTCTTCGCGCATTGTGGAGGCTGTGGTCGAGGTCAACGCGGCTCAGAAAGCGCGCATGGTGAAGAAGATCCGCGGAGCGCTTGACGAGTCGCTGTCCGGCAAGCGCATTGCCGTTCTCGGCCTTACTTTCAAGCCGGAGACTGATGATATGCGCGATTCACCGGCGCTGACTATCTTGCCCCAGCTGATTGACCGGGGTGCGGACATAGTCGCTCACGATCCTCAGGGGATCGAGGAGGCGAAACCGCTGCTACCTCAACAAGTCAGTTACAGTGACGACATCTACGCCACGATCGAGGGTGCCGATGCAGTTGTGTTGATGACCGAGTGGAACGCCTATCGGGGTTTGCATTTTGACCGGGTGAAAACCTTGATGCGCGGCGATGTGTTTGTCGACCTGCGCAACGTCTATGAGCCGGAAACCATGCGCGCGCTCGGTTTCAAGTACTCGTGTGTGGGGCGCTGA